One part of the Thermodesulfovibrio sp. 3462-1 genome encodes these proteins:
- a CDS encoding tetratricopeptide repeat protein, whose protein sequence is MLLRLLIAICLIITGCSMPQVVVLHDPLTPQEHLQLGLNYEKKGLIDEAIQHYKEASKSDAKGYLFLGNLYLNQKKYDIAEEYYKKAIQKNDKLADAYNNLAWLYCIKNENLDKAQELVKKAMEIEKNNPEKIKIYQDTFEQIQKLKTK, encoded by the coding sequence ATGCTGTTAAGATTATTAATAGCAATCTGTCTGATAATCACAGGCTGCAGTATGCCGCAGGTCGTTGTTTTACATGATCCTTTAACACCCCAGGAACATCTTCAATTAGGATTAAATTATGAAAAGAAAGGGCTTATTGATGAAGCTATACAACATTACAAAGAAGCTTCAAAATCAGATGCAAAAGGTTATCTTTTTCTTGGCAATTTATATTTAAATCAGAAAAAATACGATATTGCAGAAGAATACTACAAAAAAGCAATTCAAAAAAATGACAAACTTGCTGATGCATATAATAACCTTGCATGGCTTTATTGCATAAAAAATGAAAATCTTGATAAAGCTCAGGAGCTTGTAAAAAAAGCAATGGAGATTGAAAAAAACAATCCAGAGAAAATCAAAATTTATCAAGATACATTTGAACAAATTCAAAAACTAAAAACTAAATAG
- a CDS encoding PA2779 family protein: MFKKLLVGYLIISIVVIGIVQSAGAAFIASEVTLNTKTQDLEKLQKFLEMKIVSQRLKDFGYSEKEIMDRLSSLDEQSLHKLALKIDEIKIAGDAGLAVILSLLIIALVILIINLTGHRVVVK; the protein is encoded by the coding sequence ATGTTTAAGAAGTTACTTGTAGGTTATTTAATCATCTCAATTGTCGTAATTGGAATTGTTCAGTCAGCAGGAGCTGCTTTCATTGCATCTGAAGTAACTCTTAACACAAAGACTCAGGATCTCGAAAAACTTCAGAAATTTCTTGAAATGAAAATTGTTTCTCAGAGACTTAAAGATTTTGGTTATTCTGAAAAAGAAATCATGGATAGACTCTCAAGTCTTGATGAACAGAGTCTTCATAAGCTTGCATTAAAAATTGATGAAATTAAAATTGCTGGAGATGCTGGCTTAGCAGTAATTTTATCTCTTTTAATAATTGCACTGGTAATATTAATTATTAACCTTACAGGGCATAGAGTAGTGGTAAAATAA
- the rimP gene encoding ribosome maturation factor RimP → MNIKELKDKIKEYAEQVSEQEGVEVLDIEIHPGGKGLILRIFIDREGGVTIKDCENFSRAIEAILDIEDPIKSSYTLEVSSPGIDRPLKEKKDFLRNLGRNVKITTKEKIAERTFFIGKIIDAGDDWVRIEIKETKGKGSKKEEKSELLFIPLNKILKAQVYLG, encoded by the coding sequence ATGAACATTAAAGAATTAAAAGACAAAATAAAAGAATATGCAGAACAAGTTAGCGAGCAAGAGGGAGTTGAAGTTCTTGATATAGAAATACACCCTGGTGGAAAAGGATTGATTTTAAGAATTTTTATTGACAGAGAAGGAGGAGTAACTATTAAAGACTGTGAAAACTTCTCAAGAGCTATAGAAGCCATACTTGATATTGAAGATCCTATAAAAAGCTCTTACACTCTTGAAGTTTCTTCTCCAGGTATTGATAGGCCTCTTAAAGAAAAAAAAGATTTTTTAAGAAATCTTGGAAGAAATGTAAAGATTACCACAAAAGAAAAAATAGCAGAACGCACCTTTTTTATAGGTAAAATTATTGATGCAGGAGATGATTGGGTAAGAATAGAAATTAAAGAGACAAAAGGAAAAGGGAGTAAAAAAGAAGAAAAATCAGAACTTTTATTTATACCTTTAAATAAAATACTTAAAGCTCAGGTTTACTTAGGATAG
- the nusA gene encoding transcription termination factor NusA — protein MGKELKFLVEQIMREKGITKDAVIELLETALISAIRKKYGNRSSIRIKIDPQTFDINIFEIKKVVEEVKDPASEISIQEVQQKYTDKGIGDTVEVPLSIQDFGRIAVTTAKQVLFQKIREIERFLIYEEFKDKVGNIVSGTVLRKEKGNFYILVGKAEAILPEKEVLPQDNLKRGDIVKAYIFEVKQTSKEPVIKLSRTHPNFVIGLFSLEVPEIQDGIVQIKSIARDPGERTKIAVASRDPSVDPIGACVGMKGTRVQAVVRELKGERIDIIPYSDDPSLFIAKALTPATVLKVGINEKEKTAVVVVENDQLSLAIGKKGQNVRLASKLTGWSIDVLSESEYAQMKTKENE, from the coding sequence ATGGGGAAAGAGCTTAAATTTTTAGTAGAACAAATAATGAGAGAAAAAGGAATTACTAAGGATGCTGTAATAGAATTGCTTGAAACAGCACTTATCTCAGCTATAAGAAAAAAGTATGGTAATAGGTCTTCGATTAGAATAAAAATAGATCCTCAAACTTTTGATATCAATATTTTTGAAATTAAGAAAGTAGTAGAAGAGGTAAAAGATCCAGCAAGTGAAATCTCCATACAAGAAGTACAGCAAAAATATACTGATAAAGGAATTGGAGATACAGTTGAAGTTCCATTGTCTATTCAGGATTTTGGTAGAATTGCTGTTACAACGGCAAAACAAGTGCTTTTCCAAAAAATAAGAGAAATTGAGAGATTCTTAATCTATGAAGAATTTAAAGATAAAGTTGGCAACATAGTAAGCGGCACAGTTTTGAGAAAAGAAAAAGGAAATTTTTATATTCTTGTAGGAAAAGCAGAAGCTATCCTGCCAGAAAAAGAAGTGCTGCCGCAGGATAATCTAAAAAGAGGAGATATTGTTAAGGCATATATATTTGAAGTAAAACAAACTTCAAAAGAACCTGTAATAAAACTGTCACGAACTCATCCGAATTTTGTAATTGGACTGTTTAGTCTTGAAGTGCCGGAGATTCAAGATGGTATAGTGCAAATAAAAAGTATTGCAAGAGATCCAGGAGAAAGAACAAAAATAGCTGTGGCATCACGGGATCCTTCGGTAGATCCTATTGGAGCCTGTGTTGGTATGAAAGGAACAAGAGTTCAGGCTGTTGTAAGAGAACTGAAAGGTGAAAGAATTGACATAATTCCTTACAGTGATGATCCGAGTCTTTTTATTGCAAAAGCTCTAACTCCTGCAACTGTACTTAAAGTCGGGATAAATGAAAAGGAAAAAACAGCAGTAGTGGTTGTTGAAAATGACCAGCTTTCGCTAGCAATTGGCAAAAAAGGACAAAATGTAAGACTTGCCTCCAAACTGACTGGCTGGAGTATTGATGTCTTAAGTGAATCAGAATATGCTCAGATGAAAACTAAAGAAAATGAATAA
- the recG gene encoding ATP-dependent DNA helicase RecG: MNGLNLPIQYLKGVGPKKASLLKKLGIQTVKDALYYLPFQYEDRRNKKNIFDIKPGEIVTVQGHIVQINELKTKTNLSIIEAIISDSTGYLKAKWFNQLYLKKILKEKQKIKIFGKAQIDWREAYIEIVNPEYEIAETLNSQNQEIVPVYRLTEGISQRQMQSIMQAAVEFGIPLIQEPLPEKLIKKLNFPHINEALKSVHFPPHDVDIKALNEKNSLFHKRIIFDELFLLQLGILMMKQNRICEEGISFKPEGKLLKKFLENLPFQLTMAQQKVIKEILQDMEKPTPMNRLLQGDVGSGKTVVALAAMLAAIECGYQAALMAPTEILAEQHYLNISSLVKGLPVNVLIFTSTYNKHANLIASGTANLIIGTHALIQQNVHFKNLGLVVIDEQHRFGVIQRAMLKKKGLNPDTLVMTATPIPRTMALTVYGDLDYSVLDELPRGRKPVLTKVIEPENKKLVYKMIEEEVKTGGQVYVVYPLIEESEVMDLKSATQGYEGLQKLFPQYRVGLLHGKMPPKQREEIMKEFRSGSIHILVATTVIEVGVDVPNATLMIITHAERFGLSQLHQLRGRVGRGPRPSKCILLPYKLTEEAKLRLKAIVNYSDGFKIAEEDMKIRGPGELFGVKQSGMPDLKVADLIKDQSLLEVARKEAEIILRESLNLSSYPKIRALLEEFWKDKTEIFMTA; the protein is encoded by the coding sequence ATGAATGGATTAAATCTTCCCATTCAGTATCTCAAGGGTGTAGGTCCTAAAAAAGCCAGTCTTCTTAAAAAATTAGGCATACAAACAGTTAAGGATGCTCTATATTATCTTCCCTTTCAGTATGAAGACAGAAGAAACAAAAAAAACATTTTTGATATAAAACCTGGAGAAATTGTCACTGTACAAGGACATATAGTTCAGATTAATGAATTAAAAACAAAAACTAATCTTTCAATAATAGAAGCAATTATCTCAGATTCAACAGGCTATCTTAAAGCAAAATGGTTTAATCAGCTTTATTTGAAAAAAATTTTAAAGGAAAAACAAAAAATAAAAATTTTTGGAAAAGCTCAGATTGACTGGAGGGAAGCTTACATAGAAATTGTAAATCCAGAATATGAAATCGCAGAAACATTGAACTCTCAAAATCAAGAAATTGTCCCTGTATACAGGCTTACTGAAGGTATATCCCAAAGACAGATGCAATCAATAATGCAGGCTGCGGTGGAATTTGGTATTCCTCTGATACAGGAGCCCCTGCCTGAAAAATTAATAAAAAAATTAAACTTTCCACATATTAATGAAGCTCTCAAATCTGTTCATTTTCCACCGCATGATGTAGATATAAAAGCCTTGAATGAAAAAAATTCTTTATTTCACAAGAGAATCATTTTTGACGAATTATTTTTACTTCAACTTGGAATTCTTATGATGAAGCAAAACAGAATTTGTGAAGAAGGTATATCTTTCAAGCCTGAAGGAAAGCTTTTAAAAAAGTTTCTTGAAAATCTTCCTTTTCAACTTACTATGGCTCAACAAAAGGTAATAAAAGAGATTTTACAGGATATGGAAAAACCCACTCCAATGAACAGACTTCTTCAAGGGGATGTAGGCTCAGGAAAAACAGTTGTTGCTCTGGCAGCGATGCTTGCTGCCATTGAGTGTGGATATCAGGCAGCCTTAATGGCACCAACAGAGATACTTGCAGAGCAACATTATTTAAATATTTCTTCCCTTGTGAAAGGACTGCCTGTTAATGTTTTAATTTTCACATCCACATACAACAAACATGCTAATTTAATTGCATCAGGAACTGCAAACCTTATTATTGGCACTCATGCTTTAATTCAGCAGAATGTTCATTTTAAAAACTTAGGACTTGTTGTAATAGACGAGCAACATAGATTTGGAGTAATCCAGAGGGCAATGTTAAAAAAGAAAGGATTAAATCCAGACACCCTTGTAATGACAGCCACACCTATTCCAAGAACCATGGCACTTACTGTTTATGGAGACCTTGACTACTCTGTGCTTGATGAACTTCCTCGTGGAAGAAAACCTGTTTTAACAAAAGTTATAGAACCTGAGAATAAAAAATTAGTTTATAAAATGATAGAAGAAGAAGTTAAAACAGGAGGACAGGTTTATGTTGTCTATCCTTTAATAGAAGAATCTGAAGTAATGGATCTGAAATCAGCAACTCAGGGATATGAAGGCTTACAAAAGCTTTTTCCTCAATACAGAGTAGGACTACTTCATGGAAAAATGCCACCAAAACAAAGAGAAGAAATAATGAAAGAATTTCGCTCTGGCAGTATCCATATTCTTGTTGCTACAACAGTTATTGAAGTTGGCGTAGATGTTCCAAATGCTACTTTAATGATAATAACTCATGCAGAAAGATTTGGACTTTCTCAACTGCATCAACTAAGAGGAAGAGTTGGAAGAGGACCGAGACCTTCAAAATGCATTCTTCTGCCCTATAAATTAACTGAAGAAGCAAAGCTGAGGCTTAAAGCAATTGTAAATTACTCTGATGGATTTAAAATAGCTGAAGAGGACATGAAAATAAGAGGACCGGGAGAACTTTTTGGAGTTAAACAGTCAGGAATGCCTGATTTGAAAGTTGCTGATCTGATAAAAGACCAGAGTCTTCTTGAGGTAGCAAGAAAGGAGGCAGAAATAATTTTAAGGGAGAGCCTTAATCTGAGTTCATATCCAAAAATCCGAGCTTTATTAGAAGAATTCTGGAAAGATAAAACCGAAATATTTATGACAGCTTAA
- a CDS encoding GGDEF domain-containing protein, with product MNPKILVMNITKDINKFIALNAFLIIALSFVFISGQYDKKELILLISLGGAISVLANLLIAKILKRKMEKIIHNSFEKVENQLYFDELTSVYNRTAGINRLIEEMARIKRNKQHLSIAMVDIDNFKSINDNFGHLVGDRILNHVALQIKNFLRATDVVSRYGGEEFLIILPDTDEIKALMALERVRENIAKKPVKAGSEKIFITVSVGITEIDTNDNLTEAIHRADMALYQAKRSGKNKIELASKNINAGFKLS from the coding sequence ATGAATCCTAAAATACTTGTAATGAACATAACAAAAGATATCAATAAATTTATTGCCTTGAATGCATTTTTGATAATTGCTTTGTCATTTGTTTTTATTTCTGGCCAATATGACAAGAAAGAACTTATTTTGCTTATTTCATTAGGAGGAGCAATCTCAGTGTTGGCTAATTTATTGATTGCTAAAATATTGAAAAGAAAAATGGAAAAAATAATACATAATTCTTTTGAAAAAGTTGAAAATCAACTTTATTTTGATGAACTAACTTCAGTTTACAATAGAACAGCTGGGATAAATAGATTGATAGAAGAGATGGCAAGGATAAAAAGAAATAAGCAGCATTTGTCTATAGCAATGGTTGATATAGATAACTTTAAATCTATAAATGACAACTTTGGACACCTTGTAGGCGATAGGATTTTAAATCATGTTGCTTTGCAGATTAAAAATTTTTTAAGAGCAACCGATGTAGTTTCAAGATACGGAGGAGAAGAATTTTTGATAATTCTTCCAGACACTGATGAGATAAAAGCTTTAATGGCACTGGAAAGAGTAAGAGAAAATATAGCTAAAAAACCAGTTAAAGCAGGAAGCGAAAAAATTTTTATCACTGTAAGTGTTGGCATAACAGAGATTGATACGAATGACAACTTAACAGAGGCAATACACAGAGCTGATATGGCACTTTATCAGGCAAAAAGAAGTGGTAAAAATAAAATTGAACTTGCTTCCAAAAATATAAATGCAGGCTTTAAGCTGTCATAA
- a CDS encoding zinc-dependent alcohol dehydrogenase family protein, whose product MKAWVIGETTEIKNNQPLNLIEIGDPLPQAKEIVIKVHACGVCHTEIDEIEGRATPSFFPIIPGHQIVGEVVEIGREVKNFKIGDRAAAGWIYSACGKCEFCLKELENLCKDFKATGKDAHGGYAEYFKINEDFAFPIPENFKDEEAAPLFCAGAIGYRALRLTNLENGQNIGLVGFGASGHLVLKMIKFLYPYTKIFVFSRTPSERELAIELGAYWAGDFNEEPAEKINSAIDTTPVWKPPIMVLQHLKPGGRLVINAIRKEEIDKNEFLNIDYPRDLWLEKEIKTVANVTRKDIREFLYIASKIPIKPEIEIYPFSEANKAIQDIKNRKIKGAKVLKIGG is encoded by the coding sequence ATGAAAGCCTGGGTAATCGGAGAAACAACAGAAATCAAAAATAATCAACCTTTAAATCTCATTGAAATAGGAGATCCTCTGCCTCAAGCAAAAGAAATAGTTATAAAAGTTCATGCCTGTGGAGTTTGTCACACTGAAATTGATGAAATAGAAGGAAGAGCAACTCCTTCATTTTTCCCTATAATTCCAGGGCATCAGATTGTTGGAGAAGTTGTGGAAATTGGTAGAGAAGTAAAAAATTTTAAAATTGGTGACAGAGCCGCTGCAGGATGGATTTATTCAGCTTGTGGTAAATGTGAATTCTGCTTAAAGGAACTTGAAAATCTATGTAAAGATTTCAAAGCAACAGGCAAGGATGCTCATGGTGGATATGCAGAGTATTTTAAAATTAATGAAGATTTTGCTTTTCCTATTCCAGAAAATTTTAAAGATGAAGAGGCTGCTCCACTTTTTTGTGCAGGAGCAATTGGTTACAGAGCTTTAAGGCTTACAAATCTTGAAAATGGTCAGAATATTGGACTGGTTGGCTTTGGTGCTTCAGGACATCTTGTGCTAAAGATGATAAAATTTTTATATCCTTATACAAAAATTTTCGTGTTTTCAAGAACACCTTCAGAAAGGGAGCTCGCTATTGAACTTGGTGCATACTGGGCTGGAGATTTTAATGAAGAGCCTGCTGAAAAAATTAACTCAGCAATTGACACAACTCCTGTATGGAAGCCTCCAATTATGGTTTTACAACATCTTAAACCAGGAGGCAGGCTTGTAATAAACGCAATAAGAAAAGAGGAAATTGATAAAAATGAATTTTTAAACATTGACTATCCAAGAGATTTATGGCTTGAAAAGGAGATTAAAACAGTAGCAAATGTTACAAGAAAAGACATAAGAGAGTTTCTTTACATTGCCTCAAAAATTCCAATAAAGCCAGAGATTGAAATATATCCTTTTTCTGAAGCAAATAAAGCAATTCAGGATATAAAAAATAGAAAAATAAAAGGCGCAAAAGTTTTAAAAATTGGAGGTTAA